A stretch of Sulfitobacter sp. THAF37 DNA encodes these proteins:
- a CDS encoding RsmB/NOP family class I SAM-dependent RNA methyltransferase: protein MTPGARVAAAIEILEDIRAGQAAEQALTRWARRSRFAGSKDRAAIRDHVFDVLRCRPLAAHYGRGETGRALMLGLLHLQDGQIDALFSGEGHAPAPPEGTELDFPAPPDDRATRWCLPEWLVPLFATALGDGAGDTARALQSRAPVSLRVNLARIDRGAAQALLAEQGVETALNPATDAALTVTKGERRIRNAPAYADGLVELQDAASQAVVAALPGGGRVLDYCAGGGGKALALAMDPARVVLAHDIDPRRMSDLPARAARAGASIRQVGTEDLAQAGPYDVVLCDAPCSGSGAWRRAAEGKWTLTPDRLADLTAIQDGILDAACGLVAPGGTLAFATCSVLREENEDRSAAFLARHPEWACGFERRFPVDAAGDGFYTAHFKRV, encoded by the coding sequence GTGACACCCGGTGCCCGTGTCGCGGCGGCGATCGAGATACTTGAGGACATCCGCGCCGGACAGGCGGCGGAGCAGGCGCTGACCCGCTGGGCGCGGCGCAGCCGCTTTGCCGGGTCAAAGGACCGTGCCGCGATCCGGGACCATGTGTTCGACGTGCTGCGCTGCCGACCGCTGGCGGCCCATTACGGGCGCGGTGAGACGGGCCGTGCGCTGATGCTGGGCCTGCTGCACCTGCAGGACGGGCAGATCGACGCGCTCTTTTCCGGTGAGGGACATGCGCCCGCACCCCCTGAGGGTACCGAACTGGACTTTCCCGCACCGCCCGACGACCGCGCGACCCGCTGGTGCCTGCCGGAGTGGCTGGTGCCGCTGTTCGCCACGGCTTTGGGCGACGGCGCGGGCGACACCGCCCGGGCACTGCAGTCCCGCGCACCGGTTTCGTTGCGGGTCAACCTCGCCCGGATCGACCGGGGGGCGGCGCAGGCTCTGCTGGCGGAACAAGGGGTCGAGACGGCTCTGAACCCAGCGACCGACGCGGCGCTGACCGTCACCAAGGGGGAGCGGCGTATCCGCAATGCGCCCGCCTATGCCGACGGTCTGGTCGAGCTGCAGGATGCCGCGAGCCAGGCGGTGGTCGCGGCCCTGCCGGGCGGCGGTCGCGTGCTGGACTATTGCGCCGGTGGCGGCGGCAAGGCGCTGGCGCTGGCGATGGACCCCGCGCGGGTCGTGCTGGCCCATGACATCGACCCCCGGCGGATGTCCGACCTGCCCGCGCGGGCGGCCCGGGCCGGTGCGTCGATCCGGCAGGTGGGGACGGAGGATCTGGCGCAGGCGGGCCCCTATGACGTGGTGCTGTGCGACGCGCCCTGTTCCGGTTCGGGCGCCTGGCGGCGCGCGGCCGAAGGGAAATGGACGCTGACGCCGGACCGCCTGGCCGATCTGACAGCGATCCAGGACGGCATTCTCGACGCGGCCTGCGGGCTGGTGGCACCGGGTGGCACGCTCGCCTTTGCCACCTGTTCGGTGCTGCGCGAAGAGAACGAGGACCGCAGCGCCGCCTTCCTCGCGCGGCACCCGGAATGGGCCTGCGGATTCGAGCGGCGATTCCCCGTCGATGCGGCGGGTGACGGGTTTTACACTGCGCATTTCAAGCGTGTCTGA
- a CDS encoding sodium:proton antiporter: MNFLQITSLLIVMAGVFGAINYLFLKLPSAIGILVVSLLASFGLLGLDLVLPALGIADTVRQLVNGIDFSEALLEGMLGLLLFAGALHVKLSDLRSEWLTVFLMATLGIALSTLVVGVGFSWLTGMPLMVALVFGALISPTDPVAVLGVLREASLPKALETKIAGESLFNDGVGYVVFLVLLGLAFPAAEHGSGGSPFGDAALLFVQEAFGGAVLGLILGWLTFRVMRRIDDYSLEVLLTLGLAFGGYELAVWLHVSAPIMAVCAGLLIGDVGTARGMSEETRKYVEAFWKLIDEILNAVLFLMIGFEVFAIAFGGEVLMTAAATVLLALLARLAAVAVPIAMLRPFRSFSAGVTPIMTWGGLKGGISVALALSLPESEWKSLILTCTYVVVVFSIVVQGLTVGRLANRMGRAPDLV; the protein is encoded by the coding sequence ATGAACTTTTTGCAGATCACCTCCTTGCTGATCGTCATGGCGGGGGTGTTCGGCGCGATCAACTACCTGTTTCTGAAGCTGCCGTCGGCCATCGGTATTCTGGTGGTGTCGTTGCTGGCGTCTTTCGGGCTGCTGGGGCTGGACCTTGTCCTGCCCGCCCTGGGCATCGCGGACACGGTGCGGCAACTGGTCAACGGCATCGACTTTTCCGAGGCGCTGCTGGAGGGGATGCTGGGTCTGCTGCTCTTTGCCGGGGCGCTGCATGTGAAGCTGAGCGACCTGCGCAGCGAATGGCTGACCGTGTTCCTGATGGCGACGCTGGGCATCGCGCTGTCGACCCTGGTGGTGGGCGTCGGGTTTTCCTGGCTGACCGGCATGCCGCTGATGGTGGCACTGGTCTTTGGCGCGCTGATCTCGCCCACGGATCCGGTGGCGGTTCTGGGGGTGCTGCGGGAGGCCAGCCTGCCCAAGGCACTGGAGACCAAGATCGCGGGCGAGAGCCTGTTCAACGACGGGGTCGGATACGTGGTGTTCCTGGTGCTGCTGGGGCTTGCCTTTCCCGCTGCAGAGCACGGGTCGGGCGGCAGCCCCTTTGGCGATGCGGCACTGCTGTTCGTGCAGGAGGCATTCGGCGGCGCGGTCCTGGGGCTGATCCTGGGCTGGCTGACGTTCCGGGTGATGCGCCGGATCGACGATTATTCGCTGGAGGTGCTGCTGACCCTCGGTCTCGCGTTCGGCGGCTACGAACTGGCGGTCTGGCTGCATGTCTCGGCCCCGATCATGGCGGTCTGCGCGGGGCTGCTGATCGGCGATGTGGGGACCGCACGCGGCATGTCGGAAGAGACCCGGAAATACGTTGAAGCGTTCTGGAAACTGATCGACGAGATCCTGAACGCGGTGCTGTTTCTGATGATCGGGTTCGAGGTCTTTGCCATCGCCTTTGGCGGGGAGGTGCTGATGACGGCGGCGGCGACGGTCCTGCTGGCCCTGCTGGCGCGGCTGGCCGCGGTGGCGGTGCCCATTGCCATGCTGCGCCCCTTCCGGAGCTTTTCGGCCGGGGTCACGCCGATCATGACCTGGGGCGGGCTGAAGGGCGGGATTTCCGTGGCATTGGCGCTGTCGCTGCCGGAGAGCGAATGGAAATCGCTGATCCTGACCTGCACCTACGTGGTGGTCGTCT
- a CDS encoding ASKHA domain-containing protein — protein sequence MNVDPLVIFTPSGKRGRFPVGTPILTAARQLGVDLDSVCGGRGICSKCQITPSYGSFSKHNVEVKPDALSDWNKVEQRYKEKRGLKDGRRLGCQATVQGDVVIDVPPESQVHKQVVRKRAEARDIVLNPSTRLFYVDVAEPDMHDPSGDLERLCDALRTQWKIENVEADLHIMQTMQPILRKGDWKVTVAINLGDAKHMPRILHIWPGYYDGTLYGLAVDLGSTTIAAHLCDLQTGEVLASSGVMNPQIRFGEDLMSRVSYSMMNPSGAEEMTRAVREGMATLFDQIAAEAGIDAGLIVDAVFVCNPVMHHLFLGIDPFELGQAPFALTTSNAMRLRAKDLGLTIHPAARAYILPCIAGHVGADAAAVALSEAPEKSDDLMLVVDVGTNAEILLGNREKVLACSSPTGPAFEGAQISSGQRAAPGAIERVEIDPGTKLARFKVIGSDLWSDDPGFEAEIATTGVTGICGSGIIEMVAEMRIHGIVDAPGLIGTAEQTGSSAVFADGRTNSYLVYDGTAHGGPRITVTNRDIREIQMAKAALYSGARLLMDKFGVDKVDRIVLAGAFGAHISTKHAMVLGMIPDAPLDKVTSAGNAAGTGARIALLNVDARAGIEQTVREIHKVETAIEPRFQEHFVNASAIPNAVEPFPILNSIVSLPDVTFNTGADKGTEGGGRRRRRRA from the coding sequence ATGAACGTTGATCCGCTGGTTATTTTCACGCCCTCCGGCAAACGGGGGCGGTTCCCGGTCGGCACGCCGATCCTGACGGCGGCGCGGCAGCTGGGGGTGGACCTGGATTCGGTCTGCGGCGGGCGCGGCATCTGTTCGAAATGCCAGATCACGCCCAGCTACGGCAGCTTCTCCAAGCACAATGTGGAGGTAAAGCCGGACGCCCTGTCCGACTGGAACAAGGTCGAACAGCGTTACAAGGAAAAGCGCGGCCTCAAGGACGGTCGGCGGCTGGGCTGCCAGGCCACCGTTCAGGGCGACGTGGTGATCGACGTGCCCCCCGAAAGCCAGGTGCACAAGCAGGTGGTGCGCAAACGGGCGGAGGCGCGGGACATCGTGCTGAACCCCTCGACCCGGCTGTTCTACGTGGATGTCGCGGAACCGGACATGCATGACCCGTCGGGCGATCTGGAACGGCTGTGCGATGCGCTGCGCACGCAATGGAAGATCGAGAATGTCGAAGCGGACCTTCACATCATGCAGACGATGCAGCCGATCCTGCGCAAAGGCGACTGGAAGGTTACTGTCGCGATCAATCTGGGCGATGCAAAGCACATGCCGCGCATCCTGCACATCTGGCCGGGGTATTACGACGGGACGCTCTACGGTCTTGCCGTCGACCTCGGCTCCACCACCATCGCGGCGCATCTGTGCGACCTCCAGACCGGAGAGGTCCTCGCGTCCTCCGGTGTGATGAACCCCCAGATCCGGTTTGGCGAGGACCTGATGAGCCGGGTCAGCTATTCGATGATGAACCCCTCCGGCGCCGAAGAAATGACCCGCGCGGTGCGCGAGGGGATGGCCACCCTGTTCGACCAGATCGCGGCGGAGGCGGGCATCGACGCGGGGCTGATCGTGGATGCGGTCTTTGTCTGCAATCCGGTGATGCACCACCTGTTCCTGGGGATCGACCCGTTCGAGCTGGGCCAGGCGCCCTTTGCCCTGACCACATCCAACGCCATGCGGCTCAGGGCCAAGGACCTGGGGCTGACCATCCACCCCGCCGCACGGGCCTACATTCTGCCCTGCATCGCGGGGCACGTGGGCGCGGATGCCGCCGCCGTCGCGCTGAGCGAGGCGCCGGAGAAATCCGACGACCTGATGCTGGTGGTGGACGTGGGCACCAACGCGGAAATCCTGCTGGGCAACCGCGAAAAGGTGCTGGCCTGCTCCTCGCCCACCGGTCCCGCCTTCGAAGGTGCGCAGATCTCCTCGGGCCAGCGGGCCGCGCCCGGCGCCATCGAACGGGTGGAAATCGACCCGGGCACCAAGCTGGCGCGGTTCAAGGTGATCGGATCGGACCTGTGGTCCGACGATCCGGGTTTCGAGGCCGAGATCGCCACCACGGGCGTGACCGGTATCTGCGGGTCGGGCATCATCGAAATGGTGGCCGAGATGCGCATCCACGGTATCGTCGACGCCCCCGGCCTGATCGGCACGGCGGAGCAGACCGGCTCTTCGGCGGTGTTTGCGGACGGGCGCACCAATTCCTACCTCGTCTATGACGGCACCGCGCATGGCGGCCCCCGCATCACCGTAACAAACCGCGACATCCGCGAGATCCAGATGGCCAAGGCCGCGCTCTATTCCGGCGCGCGTCTGTTGATGGACAAGTTCGGCGTGGACAAGGTGGACCGCATCGTGCTGGCCGGTGCCTTCGGCGCGCATATCAGCACCAAACATGCGATGGTGCTGGGCATGATCCCCGATGCGCCGCTGGACAAGGTGACGTCTGCCGGGAACGCCGCGGGCACCGGCGCGCGCATCGCCCTGCTGAACGTCGATGCCCGGGCCGGGATCGAACAGACGGTGCGCGAGATCCACAAGGTCGAAACAGCGATCGAGCCGCGCTTTCAGGAGCACTTCGTGAACGCCTCCGCCATCCCCAACGCGGTTGAGCCCTTCCCGATCCTCAACTCCATCGTGTCGCTGCCCGACGTCACCTTCAACACCGGCGCGGACAAGGGCACCGAGGGCGGTGGCCGCCGCAGGAGACGCCGCGCATGA
- the guaB gene encoding IMP dehydrogenase, producing MEIREALTFDDVLLVPGASSVLPSTADTRTFVTRRIAMNIPLLSSAMDTVTESRMAITMAQAGGIGVIHKNLSVEDQAREVRRVKRFESGIVYNPVTLRPDQTLADAKALTERYRFTGFPVVDENGHLLGIVTNRDMRFAQHDDTPVHAMMTAENLAILREPADRDEAISLMKARRIEKLLVTNSQGKLTGLLTLKDTEKSVLNPTACKDDLGRLRVAAATGVGEAGFERTEALIDAQVDIVVIDTAHGHSAGVLQAVERVKRLSNDVQVIAGNVATPEATRALIDAGADAVKVGIGPGSICTTRMVAGVGVPQLTAIMDCAAEAGDVPVIADGGIKFSGDFAKAIAAGASCAMVGSMIAGTDESPGEVILYQGRSFKSYRGMGSLGAMASGSADRYFQKDAASDKLVPEGIEGQVAYKGSAGAVVHQMVGGLRAAMGYTGCATVAEMRKDCKFVRITGAGLKESHVHDVQITRESPNYRGG from the coding sequence ATGGAGATTCGTGAGGCACTGACCTTTGATGATGTACTGCTGGTGCCGGGAGCGTCTTCGGTCCTGCCATCCACGGCCGATACCCGGACATTCGTCACCCGGCGCATCGCGATGAACATCCCCCTGCTGAGCTCGGCCATGGACACCGTTACCGAAAGCCGGATGGCCATCACCATGGCGCAGGCCGGAGGTATCGGGGTCATCCACAAGAACCTCAGCGTCGAGGATCAGGCGCGCGAGGTCCGGCGGGTCAAACGGTTTGAAAGCGGGATCGTCTACAACCCCGTGACCCTGCGCCCCGACCAGACACTGGCCGATGCCAAGGCGCTGACCGAACGCTACCGCTTTACCGGCTTTCCGGTGGTCGACGAAAACGGGCACCTGCTGGGGATCGTTACGAACCGCGACATGCGCTTTGCCCAGCATGACGACACGCCGGTCCACGCGATGATGACCGCCGAAAACCTTGCCATTCTGCGTGAACCCGCGGACCGCGACGAGGCGATCAGCCTGATGAAGGCGCGGCGCATCGAGAAGCTGCTCGTCACCAATTCGCAAGGCAAGCTGACCGGGTTGCTCACGCTCAAGGACACCGAGAAGTCCGTGCTGAACCCGACCGCCTGCAAGGACGATCTGGGCCGCCTGCGCGTCGCCGCCGCCACCGGCGTCGGAGAGGCCGGTTTCGAGCGGACCGAGGCGCTGATCGACGCCCAGGTCGATATCGTGGTGATCGACACGGCGCACGGGCATTCCGCGGGCGTGCTTCAGGCGGTGGAGCGGGTGAAACGGCTGTCGAACGACGTTCAGGTGATTGCAGGCAACGTCGCCACGCCCGAAGCGACCCGCGCCCTGATCGACGCCGGTGCCGATGCGGTCAAGGTCGGGATCGGTCCCGGCTCCATCTGCACCACGCGCATGGTGGCAGGCGTGGGGGTGCCGCAGCTGACCGCGATCATGGATTGCGCGGCCGAGGCGGGCGATGTGCCTGTCATCGCGGACGGCGGTATCAAGTTTTCGGGCGATTTCGCCAAGGCGATCGCGGCGGGGGCGTCCTGTGCCATGGTCGGTTCGATGATCGCGGGGACGGATGAATCCCCCGGCGAGGTCATTCTGTACCAGGGTCGCAGCTTCAAATCCTATCGCGGGATGGGCTCTCTCGGGGCGATGGCCAGCGGGTCGGCGGACCGGTATTTCCAGAAGGACGCCGCCAGCGACAAGCTCGTCCCCGAGGGGATCGAGGGGCAGGTCGCCTACAAGGGCAGCGCGGGCGCGGTGGTGCACCAGATGGTCGGCGGTCTGCGCGCCGCCATGGGCTATACCGGCTGCGCGACGGTGGCGGAGATGCGCAAGGACTGCAAATTCGTGCGGATCACCGGCGCGGGGCTGAAGGAAAGCCACGTCCACGATGTTCAGATCACCCGCGAGTCGCCCAATTATCGCGGTGGCTGA
- a CDS encoding GNAT family N-acetyltransferase translates to MTVTIRPTRPEDRDGWDLLYQGYAEFYRVDQTAQMRDTVFGWLMDEAHECKGFVAEGPDGQLIGLTHFRPFASPLRAATNCFLDDLFVDPAARGSGAAQALIDAVADHARARGWATVRWITADDNYRGRSVYDRMASRTMWITYDLKT, encoded by the coding sequence ATGACCGTGACCATTCGCCCGACCAGACCCGAGGACCGCGACGGCTGGGATCTGCTTTACCAGGGATACGCCGAATTCTACCGCGTGGACCAGACGGCCCAGATGCGCGATACGGTCTTTGGCTGGCTGATGGACGAGGCGCATGAATGCAAGGGGTTTGTCGCCGAGGGGCCGGATGGCCAGTTGATCGGCCTCACCCACTTCAGGCCCTTCGCCAGCCCCCTGCGGGCCGCGACCAATTGTTTTCTCGACGATCTCTTCGTCGATCCGGCGGCGCGCGGATCGGGTGCGGCGCAGGCGCTGATAGATGCGGTGGCCGATCACGCGCGGGCGCGCGGGTGGGCGACGGTGCGCTGGATCACGGCGGACGACAACTACCGCGGGCGCAGTGTCTATGACCGGATGGCCAGCCGGACCATGTGGATCACCTACGATCTGAAGACATGA
- a CDS encoding long-chain-fatty-acid--CoA ligase gives MLGQMMSQPLLISSLITHAEQYHSGGGIYSVNTGGGVEETTWGEVAANARRLASALTGLGLDPQARCGTIAWNNRRHLEIYFGVSGGGFVCHTINPRLFPEQLVYILNHAEDKVLFIDATFVPLVAAIRDKLEHLEHIVLMEAEVGDAAEKLPGIIAYDDLLAQGDAGYDWPDMDENTASSLCYTSGTTGNPKGVLYSHRSTVLHSFGINLADSVAISAADVVLPVVPMFHVNAWGAPYACAMVGARMVMPGPGLDGPSLVKLIDNYRVSLALGVPTIWLGLLGEAKKGGSKLESLKRTVVGGSACPPSMIKSFREEFGVDTIHAWGMTEMSPVGTVNRPLAKHADLPEQEQHRLRENQGRPVFGVELEILDENGKPLPHDGKEQGDLVTRGHWILDAYFKKTTDETLTNGWFDTGDVATMDPDGYVTIKDRSKDIIKSGGEWISSVELENIAISHPKLADAAVIGARHEKWDERPVLVAVKAEGEDPSEEAILEIFDGKIAKWQIPDKVVFTDELPRNATGKVLKRNLRDEFGDVLMG, from the coding sequence ATGCTTGGTCAGATGATGTCGCAACCGCTGTTGATTTCCAGCTTGATAACCCATGCCGAACAATACCACTCCGGGGGGGGTATCTACTCGGTCAACACCGGCGGCGGGGTGGAGGAAACCACCTGGGGCGAGGTTGCGGCCAATGCGCGGCGGCTGGCGTCGGCGCTGACGGGCCTCGGGCTGGACCCGCAGGCGCGCTGCGGCACCATCGCCTGGAACAACCGGCGGCACCTTGAGATTTACTTTGGCGTGTCGGGCGGGGGCTTCGTGTGTCACACGATCAACCCACGGCTGTTCCCCGAGCAGCTGGTCTATATCCTCAACCATGCCGAGGACAAGGTGCTGTTCATCGACGCCACCTTTGTCCCGCTGGTGGCCGCGATCCGCGACAAGCTGGAGCATCTGGAGCATATCGTCCTGATGGAGGCCGAGGTGGGCGATGCTGCCGAGAAACTGCCGGGCATCATCGCCTACGACGACCTGCTGGCCCAGGGCGATGCCGGGTACGACTGGCCGGACATGGATGAAAACACGGCGTCAAGCCTTTGTTATACCTCGGGAACCACCGGGAACCCGAAGGGTGTGCTCTACAGCCACCGCTCGACCGTGCTGCACAGCTTCGGCATCAATCTCGCCGACAGCGTGGCGATTTCCGCAGCCGACGTCGTCCTGCCGGTGGTGCCGATGTTCCACGTCAACGCCTGGGGCGCACCCTATGCCTGTGCCATGGTCGGGGCCCGCATGGTGATGCCGGGGCCGGGGCTGGACGGCCCCTCGCTGGTCAAGCTGATCGACAACTACCGCGTGTCGCTGGCGCTGGGGGTGCCGACGATCTGGCTGGGCCTGCTGGGCGAAGCCAAGAAGGGCGGCAGCAAGCTGGAAAGCCTCAAGCGTACCGTGGTGGGCGGCTCGGCCTGTCCACCGTCGATGATCAAGAGCTTCCGCGAAGAATTCGGCGTCGATACGATCCACGCCTGGGGCATGACCGAGATGTCGCCGGTCGGCACGGTGAACCGCCCGCTGGCCAAACACGCGGACCTGCCCGAACAAGAACAGCATCGCCTGCGCGAGAATCAGGGGCGGCCGGTCTTTGGGGTAGAGCTGGAAATCCTCGACGAGAACGGCAAACCGCTGCCGCATGACGGCAAGGAACAGGGCGATCTGGTGACACGGGGGCATTGGATCCTCGATGCCTATTTCAAGAAGACCACCGATGAGACGCTGACCAACGGCTGGTTCGACACCGGCGATGTCGCCACGATGGACCCTGATGGCTATGTCACAATCAAGGACCGGTCGAAGGACATCATCAAATCGGGCGGCGAGTGGATCAGCTCGGTCGAGTTGGAAAACATCGCCATTTCCCATCCCAAACTTGCCGATGCCGCCGTCATCGGGGCCCGGCACGAGAAATGGGATGAACGCCCGGTGCTGGTCGCGGTCAAGGCCGAGGGAGAGGACCCGTCAGAGGAAGCGATCCTGGAGATCTTCGACGGCAAGATCGCCAAGTGGCAGATCCCCGACAAGGTCGTCTTTACCGACGAGTTGCCCCGCAACGCGACGGGCAAGGTGCTCAAGCGGAACCTGCGGGACGAATTCGGCGACGTGCTGATGGGGTAG
- a CDS encoding methyltransferase domain-containing protein produces MSNTEQQDFWTDEAGPTWVARMQTMDRTLAPVLDRVLADAELQAGDRVLDIGCGAGTSTVAAARQVGDAGGACGLDISRSLLDHARGLAADHKNVSFVLGDAQTHDFGPDRFDAMISRFGVMFFADTTAAFANIAGGLRPGARLTFATWGEIAENPYFTMPAGIAKQVIGAPPKTDPEAPGPFAMRDTRKVVAQLGGAGLRDIAASEVTLPLTPPGDAQKVAELMCDIGPAHRALTHFEAGPQERARLCNALAEGLAPYATPDGIRIPALINIFTARTAG; encoded by the coding sequence ATGAGCAACACCGAACAACAGGACTTCTGGACCGACGAGGCTGGACCCACCTGGGTCGCCCGGATGCAGACGATGGACCGCACCCTTGCCCCGGTCCTGGACCGGGTGCTGGCCGATGCGGAACTGCAGGCGGGCGACCGGGTGCTGGACATCGGCTGTGGCGCGGGCACCAGCACGGTCGCGGCGGCGCGGCAGGTCGGAGACGCGGGCGGCGCCTGCGGGCTCGATATCTCGCGCAGCCTGCTGGATCACGCCCGCGGTCTGGCGGCAGACCACAAAAACGTGTCCTTCGTGCTGGGCGACGCGCAGACCCACGATTTCGGGCCGGACCGCTTCGACGCGATGATCTCGCGCTTCGGCGTGATGTTCTTTGCCGACACGACAGCGGCCTTCGCCAACATCGCGGGCGGCCTGCGCCCCGGTGCGCGCCTGACCTTCGCCACCTGGGGAGAGATTGCCGAAAACCCCTATTTCACCATGCCTGCCGGGATCGCAAAGCAGGTGATCGGCGCCCCGCCCAAGACCGACCCCGAAGCGCCCGGCCCCTTTGCGATGCGCGACACCCGCAAGGTTGTGGCCCAGCTTGGGGGGGCAGGGCTGCGCGACATTGCCGCCAGCGAGGTCACGCTCCCGCTCACGCCGCCGGGCGATGCGCAAAAGGTCGCGGAACTGATGTGCGACATCGGCCCCGCGCATCGCGCCCTCACCCATTTCGAGGCAGGACCGCAGGAGCGCGCCCGCCTGTGCAACGCCCTGGCCGAAGGGTTGGCCCCCTATGCAACGCCCGACGGCATCCGCATTCCCGCGCTGATCAACATCTTCACCGCCCGAACCGCAGGCTGA
- a CDS encoding glyoxalase/bleomycin resistance/extradiol dioxygenase family protein, with amino-acid sequence MSFKPDGYNSASPYLMVRDATATLDFLQAAFGATRLRVIRGEGGKGIMHAEARVDDTVIMMGEMPEGPEAHVHVYVAEAEATFARALAAGGTEVQPLTDKGDGDLRGGVRDANGVTWWIARQLD; translated from the coding sequence ATGAGTTTCAAACCTGACGGATACAACAGCGCGTCGCCCTATCTGATGGTCCGCGATGCCACTGCGACCCTGGACTTTCTGCAGGCCGCTTTTGGCGCGACCCGCCTGCGGGTCATCCGGGGCGAGGGCGGCAAGGGGATCATGCATGCAGAGGCGCGGGTGGATGATACGGTGATCATGATGGGCGAGATGCCCGAAGGCCCCGAGGCCCATGTGCATGTCTACGTGGCCGAGGCGGAAGCGACCTTTGCCCGGGCGCTGGCGGCGGGCGGGACGGAGGTGCAACCGCTGACGGACAAGGGCGACGGCGACCTGCGCGGCGGCGTGCGGGATGCCAATGGCGTCACCTGGTGGATTGCCCGGCAGCTGGATTGA